One region of Blattabacterium cuenoti genomic DNA includes:
- a CDS encoding ribonuclease H family protein has product MNNKIYIYTDGSSRGNPGPGGYGVFIEILIGSFYTRKVLYEGFRYTTNNRMELLAVIVGLEKILKKKQNITVFTDSKYIVNSITNNWIYKWKKNNFYKKKNIDLWKRLLYIYHQHFIIFHWIKGHNNHYINDYCDRLSIKASQKKNLKIDYVYENLNPFR; this is encoded by the coding sequence GTGAACAATAAAATTTACATTTATACAGATGGATCTTCAAGAGGAAATCCTGGACCAGGAGGATATGGAGTATTTATAGAAATACTTATTGGAAGTTTTTATACTAGAAAAGTTTTATATGAAGGATTTCGTTATACTACAAATAATCGTATGGAATTATTAGCAGTAATAGTAGGATTAGAAAAAATTTTAAAAAAAAAACAAAATATTACTGTTTTTACCGATTCAAAATATATAGTTAATTCTATTACAAATAATTGGATTTATAAATGGAAAAAAAATAATTTTTATAAAAAAAAAAATATAGATTTATGGAAGAGACTTTTATATATATATCATCAACATTTTATTATTTTTCATTGGATTAAAGGTCACAATAATCATTATATTAATGATTATTGTGACCGATTATCTATAAAAGCTTCTCAAAAAAAAAATCTAAAAATAGATTATGTTTATGAAAATCTAAATCCATTTAGATAA
- a CDS encoding TrmH family RNA methyltransferase, translating to MAIKGNFFPKKIFIYDKIFYNYNIIKPFFSITYLINKKNFKKLVYRENSDGIAALFKEHTVNKLKNIKITNNCLILIFDGIEKPGNLGAMLRTANAAGAHFIILCNIKTYIFNSNIIRSSLGSVFTSKIIIENEIKLIVSWLQKNNIKIVVTGIYKNAKNLYKTNLSFSKIAIILGSEDKGVSNIWLNKTKKIITIPMFGTIDSLNVSNAMSIIIYEIIRQRYYLNGFRFS from the coding sequence ATGGCTATAAAAGGTAATTTTTTTCCAAAAAAAATATTTATATATGACAAAATATTCTATAATTATAATATAATTAAACCTTTTTTTTCTATTACTTATTTAATAAATAAAAAAAATTTTAAAAAATTAGTATATAGAGAAAATTCAGATGGAATTGCAGCCTTGTTTAAAGAACATACTGTAAATAAACTAAAAAATATAAAAATTACTAATAATTGTTTAATACTTATATTCGATGGAATTGAGAAACCTGGTAATTTAGGGGCTATGTTAAGAACGGCTAATGCTGCAGGTGCTCATTTTATTATATTATGTAATATTAAAACTTATATTTTTAATTCTAATATAATTAGATCTAGTTTAGGAAGTGTTTTTACAAGTAAAATTATTATAGAAAATGAAATAAAATTGATTGTATCTTGGTTACAAAAAAATAATATTAAAATTGTAGTAACAGGAATTTATAAAAACGCAAAAAATTTGTATAAAACAAATCTATCTTTTTCTAAGATAGCTATTATTTTAGGATCTGAGGATAAAGGAGTATCTAATATTTGGTTAAATAAAACTAAAAAAATCATAACTATTCCTATGTTTGGAACTATAGATTCATTGAATGTAAGTAATGCTATGTCTATAATAATATATGAAATTATTAGACAAAGATATTATCTAAATGGATTTAGATTTTCATAA
- the ureC gene encoding urease subunit alpha translates to MKKIDRESYASMYGPTTGDKIRLGDTSLWIEIEKDYTIYGDECVFGGGKVIRDGMGQHPFATRKEGILDLVLTNAIIIDYYGIIKADIGIKNGVIVGIGKAGNPYFMDGVTPNMYIGVGTEVISSENIIVTAGSIDSHVHYICPQLFEVALENGTTTIIGGGSGPATGSIATNCTSGVWNIQRMLKSTDHVPINFIFLASGNSSHPDALIEQIEAGAGGLKIHEDWGSTPHVIDQCLNVSEKLDVQVNIHTDSLNESGYVEDTLKIFKGRTIHTYHTEGAGGGHAPDLLKVISFSNILPSSTSPTMPYTCNTIDEHLDMLMICHHLDSNLPEDLAFAKSRIRSETISAEGILHDIGAISMISSDSQAMGRIGEIVKRTWQTADKMKKQRGILNEEKNNKNDNFRVKRYISKYTINPAITHGISEYVGSIHIGKMADLVLWKPSFFGVKPELVIKSGMIVYAGMGDPNATIPTPQPFMYRKMFGYFEPKLSSVFVSVSAINNGFFEKNKIKKQIKIVKGCRFLSKKNMILNQEIPNIEVDPKTYNVYINGKKIVSNPSNILPLSQRYFLF, encoded by the coding sequence ATGAAAAAAATAGATAGAGAATCTTATGCAAGTATGTATGGTCCTACTACAGGAGATAAAATTCGTTTAGGAGATACCTCTTTATGGATTGAAATAGAAAAAGATTATACTATTTATGGAGATGAATGTGTATTTGGAGGAGGAAAAGTTATTAGAGATGGGATGGGACAACATCCATTTGCTACAAGAAAAGAAGGAATTTTAGATTTAGTTTTAACAAACGCTATCATTATTGACTACTATGGTATTATAAAAGCAGACATAGGAATAAAAAATGGTGTTATTGTTGGAATAGGAAAAGCAGGAAATCCATATTTTATGGATGGAGTTACTCCTAATATGTATATTGGAGTTGGAACAGAAGTTATTTCTTCAGAAAATATAATAGTAACAGCTGGAAGTATAGATAGTCATGTACATTATATATGTCCTCAATTATTTGAAGTAGCATTAGAAAATGGAACAACTACTATTATTGGAGGAGGATCAGGCCCCGCTACTGGTAGTATAGCAACAAATTGTACTTCAGGAGTTTGGAATATTCAAAGAATGTTAAAAAGTACAGATCACGTACCTATTAATTTTATTTTTCTTGCAAGTGGAAATAGTTCTCATCCAGATGCATTAATTGAACAAATAGAAGCTGGAGCTGGAGGATTAAAAATACATGAAGATTGGGGAAGTACACCACACGTTATTGATCAATGTTTAAATGTATCAGAAAAATTAGATGTACAAGTTAATATTCATACTGATTCATTAAATGAATCTGGTTATGTAGAAGATACTTTAAAAATATTTAAAGGGCGTACTATTCATACTTATCATACAGAAGGTGCTGGAGGAGGACATGCTCCTGATTTATTAAAAGTTATATCCTTTTCTAATATATTACCTTCATCTACAAGTCCTACTATGCCTTATACTTGCAATACTATAGATGAACATTTGGATATGTTAATGATATGTCATCATTTAGATTCTAATTTACCAGAAGATTTAGCGTTTGCTAAATCACGTATAAGATCTGAAACTATTAGTGCTGAGGGGATTTTACATGATATAGGTGCTATTAGTATGATTAGTTCAGATTCTCAAGCTATGGGTAGAATAGGTGAAATAGTAAAACGTACATGGCAAACAGCGGATAAAATGAAAAAACAAAGAGGAATTCTTAATGAAGAAAAAAATAATAAAAATGATAATTTTAGAGTAAAGCGATATATTTCTAAATATACTATTAATCCTGCTATTACTCATGGTATATCAGAATATGTAGGATCTATTCATATTGGAAAAATGGCAGATTTAGTGTTATGGAAACCTTCTTTTTTTGGAGTAAAACCAGAATTAGTAATAAAAAGTGGAATGATTGTATATGCAGGAATGGGTGATCCTAACGCTACTATACCTACTCCTCAACCATTTATGTATCGTAAAATGTTTGGTTATTTTGAACCAAAATTAAGTAGTGTATTTGTTTCTGTAAGTGCTATAAATAATGGATTTTTTGAAAAAAATAAAATAAAAAAACAAATAAAAATAGTAAAAGGATGTCGTTTTTTATCTAAAAAGAATATGATTTTAAATCAAGAAATACCTAATATAGAAGTAGATCCAAAAACTTATAATGTTTATATAAATGGAAAAAAAATAGTTTCTAATCCTTCTAATATTTTACCATTATCTCAAAGGTATTTTTTATTTTAA
- the fbp gene encoding class 1 fructose-bisphosphatase: protein MYTLGEFIIENRDNFLHSTEGLLRLFSSIKLAAKAIHKEVNKAGLTEDIIGSSGVTNIQGENQQKLDNFAHKAFIESFKSRNVVCGIASEESKDFIVIKGKKENISHQYIVLIDPLDGSSNIDVNVSIGTIFSVYKRKSTIEMDLTIEDFLQIGNQQILAGYIIYGSSTILVYSTGNGVHGFTLDPSVGTFYLSHPNLYFPKIEKIYSINDGNYAKFSNGVKKFIKYCQENKNNRPYTARYIGSLVGDFHRNIIQGGIYIYPRTASSKEGKLRLLYECNPIAFLTEQAGGKATDGSKRILDIVPKKLHQRTPFICGPIGMVSKLEYFIKNNDE from the coding sequence ATGTATACATTAGGAGAATTTATTATAGAAAATAGGGATAATTTTTTGCATTCTACTGAAGGATTATTACGGTTGTTTAGTTCTATAAAACTAGCAGCTAAAGCTATTCATAAAGAAGTAAATAAAGCTGGATTAACAGAAGATATTATAGGAAGTTCTGGAGTTACTAATATTCAAGGAGAAAATCAACAAAAATTAGATAATTTTGCTCATAAAGCATTTATTGAATCATTTAAAAGTAGAAATGTAGTTTGTGGAATAGCATCAGAAGAAAGTAAAGATTTTATAGTAATAAAAGGAAAAAAAGAAAATATTTCACATCAATATATTGTTTTGATAGACCCTCTTGATGGTTCATCTAATATTGATGTAAATGTATCTATTGGAACTATATTTTCTGTATATAAAAGAAAATCTACTATAGAAATGGATTTAACAATAGAGGATTTTTTACAAATAGGAAATCAACAAATTCTTGCAGGTTATATTATTTATGGTTCTTCTACTATACTAGTATATAGTACAGGAAATGGAGTTCATGGATTTACATTGGATCCTTCAGTTGGTACATTTTATTTATCTCATCCAAATCTATATTTTCCTAAAATAGAAAAAATTTATTCAATAAATGATGGAAACTATGCTAAATTTTCCAATGGAGTTAAAAAATTTATCAAATATTGTCAAGAAAATAAAAATAATAGACCTTATACAGCAAGATATATTGGATCTTTAGTAGGAGATTTTCATAGAAATATAATTCAAGGAGGAATATATATTTATCCTAGAACAGCTTCTTCTAAAGAAGGAAAATTAAGATTGCTTTATGAATGCAATCCTATTGCTTTTTTAACAGAACAAGCTGGAGGTAAGGCTACTGATGGTAGTAAACGTATACTAGATATAGTACCTAAAAAATTACATCAAAGAACACCATTTATTTGTGGACCTATAGGAATGGTTTCTAAATTAGAATATTTTATAAAAAATAACGATGAATGA
- the pyrF gene encoding orotidine-5'-phosphate decarboxylase translates to MQEKEQFFLKIYNLGIIKFGNFTLKSGMNSPLYIDFRPIASRPDLLMKLSDLLLEEVPYPNFELICGVPYAALPIATALSLRSKIPLIIKRKENKGYGTKRMIEGIYKKGQYCLLIEDVITSGDSLLKTIIDIEKEGLFVKYIMSILDREQGGIENIKKKGYDIKTLFRIGEVLKMLEKKHSLKKEEIHMIQFFFKNRNIKNYYKRISYEKKKEKIHHPIGKKLIDITLKKKTNLIVSADLVHSRKILKLVKLIGDIICGLKLHIDIINDFSLSFIKSLKNISIEKNFLLFEDRKLCDVGPTNYLQLHYGIHKISSWADIITVHVIAGSKSIQNLNIPSNMGLITVSEMSSYGKLSDDNYIRKALNISIKNPKVIGTVAQRKVDDRLLLFTPGIHFSNSENNNFGNKYIDPNQAFEKNGSDFIIVGKAIYQSNNPKIMAEKYRKAGWKAYVNGLSIKNIE, encoded by the coding sequence ATGCAAGAAAAAGAACAGTTTTTTTTAAAAATTTATAATTTAGGAATTATTAAATTTGGAAATTTTACTTTAAAAAGTGGAATGAATTCTCCTTTATATATAGATTTTCGTCCAATAGCTTCTAGACCAGATTTATTAATGAAATTATCAGATTTACTTCTTGAAGAAGTACCATATCCTAATTTTGAATTAATTTGTGGAGTTCCATACGCCGCTTTACCTATAGCTACTGCTTTATCTTTAAGATCTAAAATACCTTTAATTATTAAAAGAAAAGAAAATAAAGGATATGGAACAAAACGAATGATTGAAGGAATTTATAAAAAGGGTCAATATTGTCTTCTTATAGAAGATGTTATTACAAGTGGAGATAGTTTACTAAAAACTATAATAGATATAGAAAAAGAAGGATTATTTGTAAAATATATTATGTCTATTCTTGATAGAGAACAAGGAGGAATAGAAAATATAAAAAAAAAAGGATACGATATAAAAACTTTATTTCGTATAGGAGAAGTTTTAAAAATGTTAGAAAAAAAACATTCTTTAAAAAAAGAAGAAATACATATGATTCAATTTTTTTTTAAAAATAGAAATATAAAAAATTACTATAAACGTATTTCTTATGAGAAAAAAAAAGAAAAAATACATCATCCTATAGGAAAAAAACTTATTGATATAACATTAAAAAAAAAAACAAATTTAATCGTTTCTGCAGATTTAGTGCATTCTAGAAAAATATTAAAATTAGTAAAATTAATTGGAGATATAATTTGTGGATTAAAACTTCATATAGATATTATTAATGATTTTTCATTATCATTTATAAAATCTCTAAAAAATATTTCTATAGAAAAAAATTTTTTATTATTTGAAGATAGAAAACTATGCGATGTTGGTCCTACCAATTATCTTCAACTTCATTATGGTATACATAAAATTTCTTCTTGGGCAGATATTATCACTGTACATGTAATAGCTGGTAGTAAAAGTATACAAAATTTAAATATACCATCTAATATGGGATTAATTACTGTATCTGAAATGTCTTCTTATGGAAAATTATCCGATGATAATTATATAAGAAAAGCTTTAAATATTTCTATTAAAAATCCAAAAGTAATCGGAACTGTAGCACAAAGAAAAGTAGACGATAGATTATTATTATTTACACCTGGTATTCATTTTTCTAATTCTGAAAATAATAATTTTGGTAATAAATATATAGATCCTAATCAAGCATTTGAAAAAAATGGAAGTGATTTTATTATTGTAGGAAAAGCCATTTATCAATCTAATAATCCAAAAATAATGGCAGAAAAATATAGAAAAGCAGGATGGAAAGCTTATGTCAATGGACTTTCTATCAAAAATATAGAATAA
- a CDS encoding MarC family protein — protein MEWINSLISCFMILFSIIDILGNAPIIMGFKSKGNIIDTKKVITTSLVIFLSFLFLGQPLLKIIGVDVHSFSVAGSIVLFVIGLEMILGVDFHKVTENAQTSIVPIAFPLIAGPGSLTTLISLRTTYDTNIILLSLILNMIVVYFVIDQCDFIAEKIGNSGLDILKKIFGIVLLAFAVKIFGANASQLFQ, from the coding sequence ATGGAATGGATCAATTCATTAATCAGTTGTTTTATGATACTTTTTAGCATTATAGATATATTAGGAAATGCTCCCATAATTATGGGATTTAAATCTAAAGGTAATATTATAGATACTAAAAAAGTTATAACGACTTCTCTTGTTATATTTTTATCTTTCCTATTTTTAGGACAACCTTTACTAAAAATTATTGGAGTAGATGTTCACTCATTTTCTGTAGCTGGATCTATTGTATTGTTTGTTATTGGTTTAGAGATGATACTAGGAGTAGATTTTCATAAAGTAACAGAAAATGCTCAAACTTCTATTGTGCCAATAGCTTTTCCTCTTATAGCTGGTCCTGGATCTTTAACTACTTTAATTTCATTAAGAACAACTTATGATACAAATATTATTCTTTTATCTCTTATTCTTAATATGATAGTAGTTTATTTTGTAATAGATCAATGTGATTTTATAGCTGAAAAAATAGGAAATAGTGGTTTAGATATTTTAAAAAAAATATTTGGAATTGTTTTATTAGCTTTTGCAGTTAAAATTTTTGGAGCTAACGCAAGTCAATTATTTCAATAA
- a CDS encoding lysophospholipid acyltransferase family protein, whose product MRFIQILLILLWRIWFFFINIFLVPLWAGASIPFLFKEKYYPIAYWFHQMWARSNLFLMGFWYVLEKDEEILDNNKQYVIISNHSSIIDIMLIYSLMRNHPLVFVGKAELSKLPLFGFVYKNSNILIDRKNLSSSIKVFKKIQDKVDSGKSVCIFPEGGVPHPSIFLDHFKSGAFFIAILKKIPIIPFTIGDIKKKFPNFSIIKGIPGKIRIKQHHSISTKNLSLKDKNYLKNKCFNLIQHQLKKFENNK is encoded by the coding sequence ATGAGATTTATACAAATATTGTTAATATTATTATGGAGAATTTGGTTTTTTTTTATTAATATATTTTTAGTTCCTTTATGGGCTGGAGCTTCTATTCCTTTTCTTTTTAAAGAAAAATATTATCCAATAGCATATTGGTTTCATCAAATGTGGGCCAGAAGTAATCTATTTCTTATGGGATTTTGGTATGTTTTAGAAAAAGATGAAGAAATATTGGATAATAATAAACAATATGTAATTATAAGTAATCATAGTTCTATTATAGATATTATGTTAATTTATTCTTTAATGAGAAATCACCCTTTAGTTTTTGTAGGAAAAGCAGAATTATCTAAACTTCCTCTTTTTGGATTTGTTTATAAAAATAGTAATATTTTAATTGATAGAAAAAATTTATCTAGTAGTATAAAAGTATTTAAAAAAATACAAGATAAAGTAGATTCTGGAAAAAGTGTTTGTATTTTTCCAGAAGGAGGAGTTCCTCATCCTTCTATTTTTTTAGATCATTTTAAAAGTGGAGCTTTTTTTATAGCCATTTTAAAAAAAATACCCATTATTCCTTTTACTATAGGTGATATAAAAAAAAAATTTCCAAACTTTTCTATTATAAAAGGTATACCAGGAAAAATAAGAATAAAACAACATCATTCCATTTCAACAAAAAATTTATCATTAAAAGATAAAAATTATTTAAAAAATAAATGTTTTAATTTAATTCAACACCAATTAAAAAAATTTGAAAATAATAAATAA
- a CDS encoding dihydroorotate oxidase, which yields MKKIDISTIINGIKLSSCIMNASGALCSTSIELSNLLESSSGAIVTKSCTSYLREGNIKPRYFEWDKGSINSMGLPNLGIDFYLNFFEKKKTKKPIFLSISGLSIKENYLLIRKANLFSNITALELNLSCPNISKKKVLGYDFYKIYGFLKKIFKFNKKPLGVKLPPYFKDIHIKNIALILNKFPISFVTCINSLPNGIIIDANKESVVIYPKKGFGGIGGSIIKPFALANVRTFYTYLRKDISIIGCGGISSGKDIFEHILCGASAVQVGTQFIKEGISVFDRLKKEFIIFLQKKNYSSLNIFKGSLKNL from the coding sequence ATGAAAAAAATAGATATTTCTACTATTATAAATGGAATAAAACTTTCATCATGTATTATGAATGCTTCAGGAGCCCTTTGTTCTACATCTATAGAATTATCCAATTTATTAGAAAGTTCTTCTGGAGCAATTGTGACGAAAAGTTGTACAAGTTATTTAAGAGAAGGAAATATAAAACCAAGATATTTTGAATGGGATAAAGGAAGTATAAATTCTATGGGATTACCTAATCTTGGAATTGATTTTTATTTAAACTTTTTCGAAAAAAAAAAAACTAAAAAACCTATTTTTCTTTCTATATCTGGACTTTCTATAAAAGAAAATTATTTACTTATTAGAAAAGCTAATCTTTTTTCAAATATTACAGCTTTAGAATTAAATTTATCTTGTCCAAATATTTCAAAAAAAAAAGTATTAGGTTATGATTTTTATAAAATTTATGGATTTTTAAAAAAAATATTTAAATTTAATAAAAAACCTTTAGGAGTTAAATTACCTCCTTATTTTAAGGATATACACATAAAAAATATAGCATTAATATTGAATAAGTTTCCTATTTCTTTTGTTACTTGTATTAACAGTTTGCCAAATGGTATTATAATTGATGCAAATAAAGAATCAGTAGTAATATATCCTAAAAAAGGTTTTGGTGGAATAGGTGGTTCAATTATAAAACCATTTGCATTAGCTAATGTACGTACATTTTATACTTATCTTAGAAAAGATATTTCTATAATAGGATGTGGAGGTATTTCTTCTGGAAAAGATATTTTTGAACATATATTATGTGGAGCTTCTGCTGTTCAAGTAGGGACACAATTTATTAAAGAAGGAATTTCAGTATTTGATAGATTAAAAAAAGAATTTATTATTTTTTTACAAAAAAAAAATTATTCTTCTTTAAATATTTTCAAAGGATCTTTAAAAAATCTTTAA
- a CDS encoding ribonuclease P protein component produces the protein MKTKLKKIYLKKIIKNGKYLFIYPISSVFIIEKRNNEQHSSINLIGTLVKKKKFRKSVSRNRIKRLLKASFFLNKCIFKKKDKIYYVIFIYQTLYFPNYKNIDDSVKKILNKIKCY, from the coding sequence ATGAAAACAAAATTAAAAAAAATTTATTTAAAAAAAATAATAAAAAATGGAAAATATTTATTTATATATCCTATATCTTCTGTTTTTATTATAGAAAAAAGAAATAATGAGCAACATTCATCTATAAATTTAATTGGAACTTTAGTAAAAAAAAAAAAATTTAGAAAATCTGTTTCTAGAAATAGAATTAAACGTTTATTAAAGGCTTCTTTTTTTTTAAATAAATGTATTTTTAAAAAAAAAGATAAAATTTATTATGTAATTTTTATTTATCAAACTTTATATTTTCCTAATTATAAAAATATAGATGATTCTGTTAAAAAAATTTTGAATAAAATAAAATGTTATTGA
- a CDS encoding deaminase, with product MSNGYNQTPNGFDNICEEKNGSTKWYVIHAEANAILKISSSYFSCEKASIYITHSPCKECSKLIYLSKIKRVIYLYKKNDNGLSFLKKLKIKIKKLIF from the coding sequence ATATCTAACGGATATAATCAAACTCCTAATGGATTTGATAATATATGTGAAGAAAAAAATGGTTCTACTAAATGGTATGTAATACATGCAGAAGCAAATGCTATTTTAAAAATATCGTCATCTTATTTTTCTTGTGAAAAAGCTTCAATCTATATAACACATTCTCCATGTAAAGAATGTAGTAAATTGATTTATTTATCTAAAATTAAAAGAGTTATATATTTATATAAAAAAAATGATAACGGATTATCTTTTTTAAAAAAATTAAAAATAAAAATAAAAAAACTTATTTTTTAA
- the proS gene encoding proline--tRNA ligase, with translation MLMLTKKSHNYSKWYNEIIIKSGLAEFSGIRGFMIIKPYGYSIWEIMKNKLDKMLKDTGHKNVYFPLLIPKSIFSKEKEHIGIFSEGCAIVTHSRLKKNKNEELTIDPDSKLEEELVIRPTSESIIWKTYKRWIQSYRDLPILLNQWGNAMRWEMRTRLFLRTNEFLWQEGHTAHSTEKEAIKEVIKILNIYTEFSEKFLAIPVLKGIKPYMDKFYGSEKTYCIEALMQDGRALQIGTSHFLGQNFSKSFDVKFTDIDGIKKYVWSTSWGISTRLIGGLIMSHSDDKGLILPPRISPIQVIIIPIINKNIDIINGVSKKIINILEKEKIRVKYDNREIYTPGWKFHQYEMKGIPIRISIGKNEIKNEKIEIFRRDTYEKIYIYLDNIKNIIPKLLDEIQNNIYQKALNRTKKLMIKSDHYNDFKKKIKYSGGFIFAHWDGTKKTGKKIQEETEATIRCIPLSFEKEKGKCIYSGKNSCQRVVFSKSY, from the coding sequence ATTTTAATGCTAACTAAAAAAAGTCATAATTATTCAAAATGGTATAATGAAATAATCATAAAATCTGGTTTAGCAGAATTTTCTGGTATTCGTGGTTTTATGATCATAAAACCATATGGTTATTCTATATGGGAAATTATGAAAAATAAGTTAGATAAAATGTTGAAAGATACAGGACATAAAAATGTTTATTTTCCTTTATTAATTCCTAAATCTATTTTTTCAAAAGAAAAAGAACATATTGGAATTTTTTCTGAAGGATGTGCTATAGTAACACATTCCAGATTAAAAAAAAATAAAAATGAAGAATTAACTATAGATCCTGATTCTAAATTAGAAGAAGAATTAGTAATTAGGCCAACTTCTGAAAGTATCATATGGAAAACTTATAAACGTTGGATACAATCTTATAGAGATTTACCTATTTTATTAAATCAGTGGGGAAATGCTATGAGATGGGAAATGAGAACTAGGTTATTTCTTAGAACTAATGAATTCTTATGGCAAGAAGGACATACCGCTCATTCTACAGAAAAAGAAGCCATAAAAGAAGTTATAAAAATATTAAATATTTATACTGAATTTTCTGAAAAATTTTTAGCTATACCAGTTTTAAAAGGTATTAAACCTTATATGGATAAATTTTATGGTTCTGAAAAAACCTATTGTATAGAAGCTCTTATGCAAGATGGTAGAGCTTTACAAATTGGTACATCACATTTTTTAGGACAAAATTTTTCAAAATCATTTGACGTTAAGTTTACTGATATTGATGGAATTAAAAAATATGTATGGTCTACTTCTTGGGGAATATCTACTAGATTAATAGGAGGACTAATTATGTCACATTCAGATGATAAAGGATTAATACTTCCTCCAAGAATATCTCCTATACAAGTTATTATTATACCAATAATAAATAAAAATATAGATATAATAAATGGTGTATCAAAAAAAATTATAAATATTTTAGAAAAAGAAAAAATACGTGTAAAATATGATAATAGAGAAATATATACTCCAGGTTGGAAATTTCATCAATATGAAATGAAAGGGATTCCTATACGAATTAGCATAGGAAAAAATGAAATAAAAAATGAAAAAATAGAAATTTTTAGAAGAGATACATATGAAAAAATTTATATATACTTGGATAATATAAAAAATATAATTCCTAAATTACTTGATGAAATACAAAATAATATTTATCAAAAAGCATTAAATAGAACTAAAAAATTAATGATTAAGTCAGATCATTATAATGATTTCAAAAAAAAAATAAAATATTCAGGTGGTTTTATTTTTGCTCATTGGGATGGAACAAAAAAAACAGGAAAAAAAATTCAAGAAGAAACAGAAGCCACTATACGTTGTATTCCTTTATCCTTTGAAAAAGAAAAAGGAAAATGTATTTATTCTGGAAAAAATTCTTGTCAAAGAGTAGTTTTTTCTAAATCTTATTAA
- the accB gene encoding acetyl-CoA carboxylase biotin carboxyl carrier protein, producing MDLKKIKSLIQFVSKSEISEIKIQIKNTKIYIKNNITFRKKKKNSWSTMSSKLSSSISNFSDRFSKKVNENEYLTIKSPMIGTFYRKPHPDKNPFVQVGDKIKIGTKVCVIEAMKLFNNIESEVDGKLIQVLVEDATPVDYDQPLFLLDPNY from the coding sequence ATGGATTTAAAAAAAATTAAATCACTTATTCAATTTGTTTCTAAATCAGAGATTAGTGAAATAAAAATTCAAATAAAAAATACTAAAATTTATATAAAAAATAATATAACATTTAGGAAAAAGAAAAAAAATTCATGGAGTACTATGTCTAGTAAACTTTCTTCTTCTATTTCTAATTTTTCTGATAGATTTTCTAAAAAAGTAAATGAAAATGAATATTTAACAATAAAATCTCCTATGATAGGAACATTTTATAGAAAACCTCATCCAGATAAAAATCCTTTTGTTCAAGTAGGAGATAAAATAAAAATAGGAACAAAAGTTTGTGTTATAGAAGCTATGAAATTATTCAATAATATTGAATCTGAAGTAGATGGAAAATTAATTCAAGTTCTTGTGGAAGACGCTACTCCAGTTGATTATGATCAACCTTTGTTTCTTTTAGATCCTAATTATTAA
- the rpmF gene encoding 50S ribosomal protein L32 has translation MAHPKRRQSKSRKNKRRSHLKIKSPLLIKCPLTKQKHLYHHAYWYNKKLYYRGKILYNKE, from the coding sequence ATGGCACATCCAAAAAGAAGACAATCTAAATCTAGAAAAAACAAAAGAAGAAGTCATTTAAAAATAAAGAGTCCTTTATTAATAAAATGTCCATTAACAAAACAAAAACACTTGTATCATCATGCTTATTGGTATAATAAAAAATTATATTATAGGGGTAAAATTTTATATAATAAAGAATAA